The Sebastes fasciatus isolate fSebFas1 chromosome 4, fSebFas1.pri, whole genome shotgun sequence genome window below encodes:
- the rpl4 gene encoding large ribosomal subunit protein uL4, producing MACARPLISVYSEKGESSGKNVVMPAVFKAPIRPDVVNFVHTNMRKNSRQPYAVSELAGHQTSAESWGTGRAVARIPRVRGGGTHRSGQGAFGNMCRGGRMFAPTKTWRRWHRRINTTQKRYAICSAVAASAIPALVMSKGHRIEEIPEVPLVVEDKVEGYKKTKEAVLLLKKLKAWNDIKKVYASQRMRAGKGKMRNRRRIQRRGPCIIYNQDAGVTKAFRNIPGITLQNVNKLNLLRLAPGGHVGRFCIWTESAFRKLDELYGTWRKPSSLKAGYNLPMHKMTNTDLSRILKSEEIQKALHTPNKKINRRVLKKNPLKNLRIMLKLNPYAKTARRHAILKHDPAIKAKMLKPKKKPGKKGAPVKPKPKA from the exons ATG GCCTGTGCCCGACCCCTGATCTCGGTTTACTCCGAGAAAGGAGAATCCTCAGGCAAGAATGTGGTCATGCCTGCTGTGTTCAAGGCTCCTATTCGCCCTGATGTTGTGAATTTCGTTCACACCAACATGCGCAAGAACAGCCGCCAGCCTTATGCAGTCAGTGAACTGGCAG GTCACCAGACCAGTGCCGAGTCCTGGGGTACAGGAAGAGCTGTAGCCCGTATCCCTCGTGTGAGAGGTGGTGGTACACACCGCTCTGGCCAGGGTGCTTTTGGAAAT ATGTGTCGTGGAGGTCGCATGTTTGCCCCCACCAAAACCTGGCGCCGCTGGCACCGCAGAATCAACACGACCCAGAAGCGCTATGCCATCTGCTCTGCCGTGGCTGCCTCTGCCATTCCTGCACTGGTGATGTCCAAAG GACACCGTATTGAGGAAATCCCTGAGGTCCCACTGGTGGTTGAAGACAAAGTTGAGGGCTACAAGAAGACCAAGGAGGCAGTGCTGCTGCTTAAGAAGCTTAAAGCCTGGAATGATATCAAGAAG GTCTACGCCTCTCAGCGCATGCGTGCTGGTAAGGGTAAGATGAGGAATCGCAGACGGATCCAACGCAGAGGACCATGCATCATCTACAACCAGGATGCCGGTGTCACCAAAGCCTTCAGAAATATCCCAG GCATCACTCTGCAGAACGTGAACAAACTCAACCTCCTGAGACTCGCCCCTGGTGGTCACGTTGGCCGCTTCTGCATCTGGACTGAGAGTGCTTTCCGCAAACTGGACGAGCTGTACGGCACCTGGCGTAAACCTTCTTCCCTGAAGGCCGGATACAA CCTGCCCATGCACAAGATGACCAACACAGATCTGAGCAGGATCCTGAAGAGTGAGGAGATCCAGAAAGCACTTCATACACCTAA CAAGAAGATCAACCGCAGAGTGCTGAAGAAGAATCCTCTGAAGAACTTGAGGATAATGCTCAAACTGAACCCTTACGCCAAGACGGCAAGACGTCATGCCATTCTCAAGCATGATCCTGCG ATCAAGGCCAAGATGCTGAAACCCAAGAAGAAGCCTGGAAAGAAGGGAGCACCTGTCAAACCCAAACCCAAGGCGTAA